GGGTGGTCGGGCCGTCCGGATAGGGCACTATGTGGTCGACCTGGCAGTCCCCCAGCTTCCGGGCGCAGAAGGGATGCTGGCAGCGGCGGTCCCGCAGCTCCACTCCCCGCCGGGTGGCGCCGGTGAAGAACCGGGCCCGCTTGGACACCTCGACCCGCCGGCCCAGCCCGAACACGGCCCGCTCGACGTAGGCCTCGTCCAACCAGGGGATGAACGCCCCGGGAGACAGCACCGTGCCGTTGGCCAGCTGGCAGATGCGCCCGTGGATCGTCTCGTAGCCCACGAACACCGAGAACAGCGGGGCCGGGCGCTGGGCGCCGGGCGGTGTCGAGGCGGAACGGGTGGCCATCTCGACGAAGGCGTCGGCCCGGCGCTGGGCCGGGGTGCGC
This genomic interval from Acidimicrobiales bacterium contains the following:
- a CDS encoding DUF222 domain-containing protein; its protein translation is RLRFEDFSAVAAYWKQHADPDGTDEDEEGRRHRRDAYLVESIGGMWFGRMSLDPISGAIVAGEHDRIEKAMFEAEWAAAKARLGRDPSTDDLQRTPAQRRADAFVEMATRSASTPPGAQRPAPLFSVFVGYETIHGRICQLANGTVLSPGAFIPWLDEAYVERAVFGLGRRVEVSKRARFFTGATRRGVELRDRRCQHPFCARKLGDCQVDHIVPYPDGPTTQENGQLLCGPHNRAKEKDRRNERPPPPGAA